Proteins from a genomic interval of Daphnia pulex isolate KAP4 chromosome 4, ASM2113471v1:
- the LOC124192967 gene encoding uncharacterized protein LOC124192967, with protein sequence MHHIFNVEDNITFNALVWSELKKHGIKETGRWRKPTRNNDPQKKTLFCQPLELLECEQVLIMVESELGNSSDGSKPVCAKGDILVQVPTFVVQSCQAILKGVHTEGLFRKAGSACRQREIKRQLERKEEFKSSHDVIDLANILKQFLRELPDPLIPYQLHDVLLKCVQMESLEKASQMLHLTCLLIPQQALATLCYLLQFFEAVASNSSKNLMDASNISIVMAPTLMPVNITASSRNDRQNCSKLQNSAKVIQMLIENSNKLCGIPHAIATRLVSISTTSLIDQDRGRRNSRSKSRHRRSSSFNRVFEGLRKIVGVKSDFSASVEHLSDCRSESAADLAIPSSPVIRSTFKRKVDLEINTGFSIKKKKAALEGLSQGKVLCTTPLTPQGNHRYIIQTDNHHSYFASPRIDLNPSPSGPTLNLENNRSSVGVLRFFHRKKIPGRNEEPNPPNPIIKTPKLTKRRLSLGKKNSKKQLVVEKKCDIDEKALPIPPSYDSVEAAVQDLEKTLTPSPIRHNEDDDYEVMHQHYEELKIHVTSLEKEVVENNLESQCPDSGADGKRGLHVLEVQDQYERTLEESEKLLLERSASDQLARQLSRGLRLRKSAEQRVIRSPSARKIGAIRRRSRESPRANLTDSNASSSSRRLTRSQSMLAIRRNPSILVQQMITPKRLIEPIHPSTQEAKISLRRGKPNTIRTGLRDPTPMRAQSISQNKNKKMADVPLENETPRISRLRTVPRPDTLAIEGPMNVPKHAVSRNSSVLKLAHNFTIVTQTETTPSSLPMVSPISLADTALLTTPEGCQWSSGDILNRHLDHLKIPLTGRPSVQKIRSENIGKVSAHVRKFDRLASPTLPDARCVAINAPITASNSTDATPLILHRIRSPRKCSIIQRQLSDPQVIKDRSTPPKTPQISPLRESQRANALPQSSKGHERFDVKIKAPLLTPNHGAQGTTTPFGLKIRGAETKHTRIQKKPSPLRATAPLLRRSPRFTPSN encoded by the exons ATGCATCACATTTTCAATGTAGAAGACAATATTACTTTTAACGCGTTAGTTTGGTCAGAGTTAAAGAAACATGGAATCAAAGAGACTGGTAGATGGAGGAAACCAACAAGAAACAAT GATCCACAGAAGAAAACTCTGTTTTGTCAGCCATTGGAATTGCTGGAGTGTGAACAAGTTCTTATCATGGTTGAATCAGAATTAGGAAATAGCTCAGATGGATCTAAACCAGTGTGTGCTAAAGGAGATATTTTAGTACAAGTTCCCACATTTGTTGTGCAATCTTGCCAAGCAATTTTGAAGGGTGTCCATACCGAAGGCTTGTTTAGGAAAGCTGGATCTGCTTGCAGGCAGCGTGAAATAAAGCGTCAgttggagagaaaagaagagttcAAATCCAGTCATGATGTAATAGATTTGGCCAACATTTTGAAGCAGTTCCTAAGAGAGCTTCCAGATCCATTGATTCCTTATCAACTGCATGATGTTTTACTCAA ATGTGTTCAGATGGAAAGCTTAGAAAAAGCTTCACAAATGCTTCACTTGACATGCTTGCTTATTCCACAGCAAGCTTTGGCTACACTATGCTACTTATTGCAG TTTTTTGAAGCTGTAGCTTCTAATTCATCAAAGAATCTTATGGATGCTAGCAATATTTCTATAGTGATGGCACCAACACTGATGCCAGTTAATATTACTGCTTCATCCCGAAACGATCGGCAAAATTGCAGTAAACTTCAGAACTCAGCTAAAGTCATTCAG ATGCTGATTGAAAATAGTAACAAACTCTGTGGAATTCCACATGCAATAGCCACCCGGCTAGTATCTATTTCTACCACTTCACTGATTGATCAAGATAGAGGACGACGTAATAGCCGTAGCAAAAGCCGCCATCGTCGTAGCAGTTCATTTAACA GAGTTTTCGAAGGTTTGCGTAAGATTGTTGGAGTTAAAAGCGATTTCTCTGCATCCGTCGAACATCTTTCCGATTGCCGGTCAGAGTCAGCTGCCGATTTAGCTATTCCTTCCAGTCCTGTGATTCGCTCTACTTTTAAGCGGAAAGTGGATCTCGAAATCAATACAGGATTTTCCATTAAGAAGAA AAAAGCTGCATTGGAAGGTCTTTCACAAGGAAAAGTGCTGTGTACTACTCCTCTCACTCCTCAAGGGAATCACCGTTATATAATTCAGACGGATAATCATCATTCATACTTCGCTTCACCTCGAATCGACTTGAACCCTAG tCCATCCGGCCCGActttaaatttggaaaataataGATCATCGGTCGGAGTTTTACGATTTTTTCACCGCAAGAAAATACCCGGAAG AAATGAAGAACCTAATCCACCGAATCCTATTATAAAAACCCCTAAACTCACAAAGCGTCGATTGAGTTTGGGaaagaagaattcaaagaaaCAACTTGTGGTAGAAAAG aAGTGCGATATTGATGAAAAGGCATTACCCATCCCACCATCATACGATTCTGTGGAGGCTGCCGTGCAAGATTTAGAAAAAACACTTACTCCTTCACCAATCAGACACAATGAAGATGACGATTACGAGGTAATGCATCAACACTATGAAGAGTTGAAAATTCACGTCACATCATTAGAG AAAGAGGTAgtagaaaataatttggaaTCGCAGTGCCCAGATTCTGGAGCAGACGGGAAAAGAGGCCTTCATGTTTTAGAAGTACAGGATCAGTACGAGAGGACGTTAGAGGAATCTGAGAAGTTGTTGCTTGAACGTTCGGCATCGGATCAACTGGCTCGACAGCTTAGTCGGGGCCTGCGCTTAAGAAAAAGTGCGGAACAAAGAGTTATTCGTTCGCCCAGTGCTCGTAAAATCGGTGCAATCCGACGCCGATCCAGAGAATCTCCTCGGGCGAACTTAACAGATTCA AACGCATCTAGTTCCTCTCGACGTCTTACGCGGAGCCAGTCGATGTTGGCTATTCGACGAAATCCCAGTATTCTTGTACAGCAGATGATAACGCCTAAGCGCTTGATAGAGCCAATCCATCCAAGCACTCAGGAAGCCAAAATATCCCTCCGACGTGGCAAACCCAACACGATTCGAACAGGCCTTAGAGATCCTACACCCATGAGAGCCCAGTCGATaagccaaaacaaaaacaaaaaaa TGGCTGATGTTCCATTGGAAAACGAAACTCCTCGTATCAGCAGGTTACGTACAGTGCCTCGTCCTGACACATTAGCGATAGAAGGTCCGATGAATGTCCCGAAGCATGCCGTTAGCCGCAACAGCTCGGTTTTGAAATTAGCACATAATTTCACAATAGTTACACAAACTGAGACTACACCATCAAGCCTTCCCATGGTTTCCCCGATTTCTCTTGCCGATACGGCTCTCTTGACTACACCAGAAGGCTGCCAATGGTCCAGCGGGGATATTCTTAACCGCCATTTGGaccatttaaaaatacctttgACTGGTCGACCTTCAGTTCAGAAAATCCGCTCTGAAAATATTGGCAAAGTGTCGGCCCATGTTAGAAAATTTGATCGTTTGGCATCTCCCACTCTTCCTGACGCACGCTGCGTTGCTATAAATGCACCCATTACCGCCAGCAATTCAACAGACGCGACGCCTTTGATTTTACATCGCATCAGATCTCCAAGGAAATGTTCAATCATTCAACGACAGCTTTCGGATCCTCAAGTTATTAAAGATCGTTCTACGCCCCCTAAAACTCCACAAATCTCGCCGCTTCGAGAAAGTCAGCGAGCAAATGCGCTACCACAGTCTTCCAAAGGCCATGAACGTTTTGACGTTAAG ATTAAAGCCCCGCTGCTGACCCCAAACCATGGAGCCCAAGGGACAACAACGCCTTTCGGACTGAAAATACGAGGCGCAGAGACGAAACACACTCGCATACAGAAGAAACCTTCTCCGCTTCGGGCTACTGCTCCACTGCTGCGTCGATCTCCGCGTTTTACTCCTTCaaactga
- the LOC124192977 gene encoding farnesyl pyrophosphate synthase-like isoform X5 — MTSSCKIKDQFHKFFPEILRCLKSSSTLSELPSMQQWIEKIVEYNLKGGKMNRGLAVVESFMIFKNDQISDQDIEIAIALGWAVEMAFFLVADDIMDDSLTRRMKPCWYRTNNLGVKAFNDSILLESLIYQILSSYCKDRHYYLPILELFHDVTMRTSLGQAMDLHSTPDPNQSPDLSKFTMKTYDAIVKYKTAYYSFYLPVAIAMRLSGIQDERLFKQAEDILLPMGRFFQVQDDYLDCFGDPEVTGKIGTDIEDGKCSWLIVTALPLCDSAQRQLIETHYASKDPSSVKLVKSLYQQLGIPKLYIEYEENSYKQLTQMIEGIKQQLPTSVFQGFMEKIYKRLN; from the exons ATGACTTCTTCGTGCAAAATTAAGGATCAGTTTCACAAATTCTTCCCAGAAATTTTGAGATGTTTGAAGAGCTCATCAACCTTAAGTGAATTGCCATCGATGCAACAATGGATTGAAAAG ATTGTCGAATATAAtttgaaaggggggaaaatgaaTCGTGGTCTGGCTGTTGTGGAAAGCTtcatgattttcaaaaatgaccaAATTTCAGATCAAGACATAGAAATAGCAATAGCACTTGGTTGGGCTGTTGAAATG GCATTCTTCCTTGTCGCAGATGATATCATGGATGATTCTCTCACGCGAAGAATGAAACCTTGTTGGTATCGTACGAACAATCTAGGTGTTAAGGCTTTCAATGATTCTATACTGTTGGAAAGCCTAATATATCAGATACTTTCGTCATATTGTAAAGACCGGCATTACTATCTTCCTATATTGGAACTGTTCCATGAC GTTACAATGAGGACATCTCTTGGCCAAGCTATGGATTTGCACTCAACTCCAGATCCAAACCAATCTCCTGATCTAAGCAAATTTACAATGAAAACATACGATGCTATAGTAAAGTATAAAACCGCATATTACTCCTTCTACTTACCTGTAGCCATTGCTATGCGTTTG TCGGGAATCCAGGATGAACGTCTTTTTAAGCAAGCGGAAGATATTCTATTACCCATGGGGCGATTCTTTCAAGTACAGGACGATTATTTGGACTGTTTTGGTGATCCTGAAGTAACGGGTAAAATCGGCACCGATATTGAAGATGGAAAATGCTCATGGCTAATTGTAACAGCTCTACCTTTGTGTGATTCAGCTCAGCGACAGTTGATTGAA ACGCACTATGCCTCAAAAGATCCTTCATCCGTGAAGCTGGTGAAGTCGTTATATCAACAATTGGGCATCCCGAAGTTATACATTGAATATGAAGAAAATAGTTATAAGCAGTTAACTCAAATGATAGAAGGAATCAAGCAACAACTTCCTACGTCCGTATTCCAAGGATTTATGGAGAAGATTTACAAGAGATTAAATTGA
- the LOC124192977 gene encoding farnesyl pyrophosphate synthase-like isoform X3 has protein sequence MINIRFYILVRTGAMCQNRMLRSNQLITSTPKLLRKFHSSKSSSVLRRPSSNEQEITERLDQFHKFFPEILRCLKSSSTLSELPSMQQWIEKIVEYNLKGGKMNRGLAVVESFMIFKNDQISDQDIEIAIALGWAVEMLQAFFLVADDIMDDSLTRRMKPCWYRTNNLGVKAFNDSILLESLIYQILSSYCKDRHYYLPILELFHDVTMRTSLGQAMDLHSTPDPNQSPDLSKFTMKTYDAIVKYKTAYYSFYLPVAIAMRLSGIQDERLFKQAEDILLPMGRFFQVQDDYLDCFGDPEVTGKIGTDIEDGKCSWLIVTALPLCDSAQRQLIETHYASKDPSSVKLVKSLYQQLGIPKLYIEYEENSYKQLTQMIEGIKQQLPTSVFQGFMEKIYKRLN, from the exons ATGATTAACATCAGATTTTACATACTTGTAAGGACTGGAGCCATGTGTCAAAACCGGATGCTTCGTTCAAACCAGTTAATAACTAGCACCCCAAAACTCTTAAGAAAGTTTCACTCGTCTAAATCTAGTTCAGTTCTCCGTCGTCCCTCAAGCAACGAACAAGAGATTACGGAACGATTG GATCAGTTTCACAAATTCTTCCCAGAAATTTTGAGATGTTTGAAGAGCTCATCAACCTTAAGTGAATTGCCATCGATGCAACAATGGATTGAAAAG ATTGTCGAATATAAtttgaaaggggggaaaatgaaTCGTGGTCTGGCTGTTGTGGAAAGCTtcatgattttcaaaaatgaccaAATTTCAGATCAAGACATAGAAATAGCAATAGCACTTGGTTGGGCTGTTGAAATG TTGCAGGCATTCTTCCTTGTCGCAGATGATATCATGGATGATTCTCTCACGCGAAGAATGAAACCTTGTTGGTATCGTACGAACAATCTAGGTGTTAAGGCTTTCAATGATTCTATACTGTTGGAAAGCCTAATATATCAGATACTTTCGTCATATTGTAAAGACCGGCATTACTATCTTCCTATATTGGAACTGTTCCATGAC GTTACAATGAGGACATCTCTTGGCCAAGCTATGGATTTGCACTCAACTCCAGATCCAAACCAATCTCCTGATCTAAGCAAATTTACAATGAAAACATACGATGCTATAGTAAAGTATAAAACCGCATATTACTCCTTCTACTTACCTGTAGCCATTGCTATGCGTTTG TCGGGAATCCAGGATGAACGTCTTTTTAAGCAAGCGGAAGATATTCTATTACCCATGGGGCGATTCTTTCAAGTACAGGACGATTATTTGGACTGTTTTGGTGATCCTGAAGTAACGGGTAAAATCGGCACCGATATTGAAGATGGAAAATGCTCATGGCTAATTGTAACAGCTCTACCTTTGTGTGATTCAGCTCAGCGACAGTTGATTGAA ACGCACTATGCCTCAAAAGATCCTTCATCCGTGAAGCTGGTGAAGTCGTTATATCAACAATTGGGCATCCCGAAGTTATACATTGAATATGAAGAAAATAGTTATAAGCAGTTAACTCAAATGATAGAAGGAATCAAGCAACAACTTCCTACGTCCGTATTCCAAGGATTTATGGAGAAGATTTACAAGAGATTAAATTGA
- the LOC124192977 gene encoding farnesyl pyrophosphate synthase 1-like isoform X2 codes for MINIRFYILVRTGAMCQNRMLRSNQLITSTPKLLRKFHSSKSSSVLRRPSSNEQEITERLNNLLVMTSSCKIKDQFHKFFPEILRCLKSSSTLSELPSMQQWIEKIVEYNLKGGKMNRGLAVVESFMIFKNDQISDQDIEIAIALGWAVEMAFFLVADDIMDDSLTRRMKPCWYRTNNLGVKAFNDSILLESLIYQILSSYCKDRHYYLPILELFHDVTMRTSLGQAMDLHSTPDPNQSPDLSKFTMKTYDAIVKYKTAYYSFYLPVAIAMRLSGIQDERLFKQAEDILLPMGRFFQVQDDYLDCFGDPEVTGKIGTDIEDGKCSWLIVTALPLCDSAQRQLIETHYASKDPSSVKLVKSLYQQLGIPKLYIEYEENSYKQLTQMIEGIKQQLPTSVFQGFMEKIYKRLN; via the exons ATGATTAACATCAGATTTTACATACTTGTAAGGACTGGAGCCATGTGTCAAAACCGGATGCTTCGTTCAAACCAGTTAATAACTAGCACCCCAAAACTCTTAAGAAAGTTTCACTCGTCTAAATCTAGTTCAGTTCTCCGTCGTCCCTCAAGCAACGAACAAGAGATTACGGAACGATTG AACAATCTACTAGTCATGACTTCTTCGTGCAAAATTAAGGATCAGTTTCACAAATTCTTCCCAGAAATTTTGAGATGTTTGAAGAGCTCATCAACCTTAAGTGAATTGCCATCGATGCAACAATGGATTGAAAAG ATTGTCGAATATAAtttgaaaggggggaaaatgaaTCGTGGTCTGGCTGTTGTGGAAAGCTtcatgattttcaaaaatgaccaAATTTCAGATCAAGACATAGAAATAGCAATAGCACTTGGTTGGGCTGTTGAAATG GCATTCTTCCTTGTCGCAGATGATATCATGGATGATTCTCTCACGCGAAGAATGAAACCTTGTTGGTATCGTACGAACAATCTAGGTGTTAAGGCTTTCAATGATTCTATACTGTTGGAAAGCCTAATATATCAGATACTTTCGTCATATTGTAAAGACCGGCATTACTATCTTCCTATATTGGAACTGTTCCATGAC GTTACAATGAGGACATCTCTTGGCCAAGCTATGGATTTGCACTCAACTCCAGATCCAAACCAATCTCCTGATCTAAGCAAATTTACAATGAAAACATACGATGCTATAGTAAAGTATAAAACCGCATATTACTCCTTCTACTTACCTGTAGCCATTGCTATGCGTTTG TCGGGAATCCAGGATGAACGTCTTTTTAAGCAAGCGGAAGATATTCTATTACCCATGGGGCGATTCTTTCAAGTACAGGACGATTATTTGGACTGTTTTGGTGATCCTGAAGTAACGGGTAAAATCGGCACCGATATTGAAGATGGAAAATGCTCATGGCTAATTGTAACAGCTCTACCTTTGTGTGATTCAGCTCAGCGACAGTTGATTGAA ACGCACTATGCCTCAAAAGATCCTTCATCCGTGAAGCTGGTGAAGTCGTTATATCAACAATTGGGCATCCCGAAGTTATACATTGAATATGAAGAAAATAGTTATAAGCAGTTAACTCAAATGATAGAAGGAATCAAGCAACAACTTCCTACGTCCGTATTCCAAGGATTTATGGAGAAGATTTACAAGAGATTAAATTGA
- the LOC124192977 gene encoding farnesyl pyrophosphate synthase 1-like isoform X1: MINIRFYILVRTGAMCQNRMLRSNQLITSTPKLLRKFHSSKSSSVLRRPSSNEQEITERLNNLLVMTSSCKIKDQFHKFFPEILRCLKSSSTLSELPSMQQWIEKIVEYNLKGGKMNRGLAVVESFMIFKNDQISDQDIEIAIALGWAVEMLQAFFLVADDIMDDSLTRRMKPCWYRTNNLGVKAFNDSILLESLIYQILSSYCKDRHYYLPILELFHDVTMRTSLGQAMDLHSTPDPNQSPDLSKFTMKTYDAIVKYKTAYYSFYLPVAIAMRLSGIQDERLFKQAEDILLPMGRFFQVQDDYLDCFGDPEVTGKIGTDIEDGKCSWLIVTALPLCDSAQRQLIETHYASKDPSSVKLVKSLYQQLGIPKLYIEYEENSYKQLTQMIEGIKQQLPTSVFQGFMEKIYKRLN, encoded by the exons ATGATTAACATCAGATTTTACATACTTGTAAGGACTGGAGCCATGTGTCAAAACCGGATGCTTCGTTCAAACCAGTTAATAACTAGCACCCCAAAACTCTTAAGAAAGTTTCACTCGTCTAAATCTAGTTCAGTTCTCCGTCGTCCCTCAAGCAACGAACAAGAGATTACGGAACGATTG AACAATCTACTAGTCATGACTTCTTCGTGCAAAATTAAGGATCAGTTTCACAAATTCTTCCCAGAAATTTTGAGATGTTTGAAGAGCTCATCAACCTTAAGTGAATTGCCATCGATGCAACAATGGATTGAAAAG ATTGTCGAATATAAtttgaaaggggggaaaatgaaTCGTGGTCTGGCTGTTGTGGAAAGCTtcatgattttcaaaaatgaccaAATTTCAGATCAAGACATAGAAATAGCAATAGCACTTGGTTGGGCTGTTGAAATG TTGCAGGCATTCTTCCTTGTCGCAGATGATATCATGGATGATTCTCTCACGCGAAGAATGAAACCTTGTTGGTATCGTACGAACAATCTAGGTGTTAAGGCTTTCAATGATTCTATACTGTTGGAAAGCCTAATATATCAGATACTTTCGTCATATTGTAAAGACCGGCATTACTATCTTCCTATATTGGAACTGTTCCATGAC GTTACAATGAGGACATCTCTTGGCCAAGCTATGGATTTGCACTCAACTCCAGATCCAAACCAATCTCCTGATCTAAGCAAATTTACAATGAAAACATACGATGCTATAGTAAAGTATAAAACCGCATATTACTCCTTCTACTTACCTGTAGCCATTGCTATGCGTTTG TCGGGAATCCAGGATGAACGTCTTTTTAAGCAAGCGGAAGATATTCTATTACCCATGGGGCGATTCTTTCAAGTACAGGACGATTATTTGGACTGTTTTGGTGATCCTGAAGTAACGGGTAAAATCGGCACCGATATTGAAGATGGAAAATGCTCATGGCTAATTGTAACAGCTCTACCTTTGTGTGATTCAGCTCAGCGACAGTTGATTGAA ACGCACTATGCCTCAAAAGATCCTTCATCCGTGAAGCTGGTGAAGTCGTTATATCAACAATTGGGCATCCCGAAGTTATACATTGAATATGAAGAAAATAGTTATAAGCAGTTAACTCAAATGATAGAAGGAATCAAGCAACAACTTCCTACGTCCGTATTCCAAGGATTTATGGAGAAGATTTACAAGAGATTAAATTGA
- the LOC124192977 gene encoding farnesyl pyrophosphate synthase-like isoform X4: MTSSCKIKDQFHKFFPEILRCLKSSSTLSELPSMQQWIEKIVEYNLKGGKMNRGLAVVESFMIFKNDQISDQDIEIAIALGWAVEMLQAFFLVADDIMDDSLTRRMKPCWYRTNNLGVKAFNDSILLESLIYQILSSYCKDRHYYLPILELFHDVTMRTSLGQAMDLHSTPDPNQSPDLSKFTMKTYDAIVKYKTAYYSFYLPVAIAMRLSGIQDERLFKQAEDILLPMGRFFQVQDDYLDCFGDPEVTGKIGTDIEDGKCSWLIVTALPLCDSAQRQLIETHYASKDPSSVKLVKSLYQQLGIPKLYIEYEENSYKQLTQMIEGIKQQLPTSVFQGFMEKIYKRLN; the protein is encoded by the exons ATGACTTCTTCGTGCAAAATTAAGGATCAGTTTCACAAATTCTTCCCAGAAATTTTGAGATGTTTGAAGAGCTCATCAACCTTAAGTGAATTGCCATCGATGCAACAATGGATTGAAAAG ATTGTCGAATATAAtttgaaaggggggaaaatgaaTCGTGGTCTGGCTGTTGTGGAAAGCTtcatgattttcaaaaatgaccaAATTTCAGATCAAGACATAGAAATAGCAATAGCACTTGGTTGGGCTGTTGAAATG TTGCAGGCATTCTTCCTTGTCGCAGATGATATCATGGATGATTCTCTCACGCGAAGAATGAAACCTTGTTGGTATCGTACGAACAATCTAGGTGTTAAGGCTTTCAATGATTCTATACTGTTGGAAAGCCTAATATATCAGATACTTTCGTCATATTGTAAAGACCGGCATTACTATCTTCCTATATTGGAACTGTTCCATGAC GTTACAATGAGGACATCTCTTGGCCAAGCTATGGATTTGCACTCAACTCCAGATCCAAACCAATCTCCTGATCTAAGCAAATTTACAATGAAAACATACGATGCTATAGTAAAGTATAAAACCGCATATTACTCCTTCTACTTACCTGTAGCCATTGCTATGCGTTTG TCGGGAATCCAGGATGAACGTCTTTTTAAGCAAGCGGAAGATATTCTATTACCCATGGGGCGATTCTTTCAAGTACAGGACGATTATTTGGACTGTTTTGGTGATCCTGAAGTAACGGGTAAAATCGGCACCGATATTGAAGATGGAAAATGCTCATGGCTAATTGTAACAGCTCTACCTTTGTGTGATTCAGCTCAGCGACAGTTGATTGAA ACGCACTATGCCTCAAAAGATCCTTCATCCGTGAAGCTGGTGAAGTCGTTATATCAACAATTGGGCATCCCGAAGTTATACATTGAATATGAAGAAAATAGTTATAAGCAGTTAACTCAAATGATAGAAGGAATCAAGCAACAACTTCCTACGTCCGTATTCCAAGGATTTATGGAGAAGATTTACAAGAGATTAAATTGA
- the LOC124192992 gene encoding ribonuclease kappa-like: protein MPFCGPKCSLCCTIVSVWGIVQLVLMGVFFYTHSVALAEDLTLEEHYSDLDTFYKDVNASYEQNAYNCWIAALIYLVTLCVSVHQFWLNNRVSYQV, encoded by the exons ATGCCATTCTGCGGCCCAAAGTGTTCTCTGTGTTGCACAATTGTGAGCGTGTGGGGAATCGTTCAATTG GTGCTGATGGGTGTATTCTTTTACACCCACAGTGTGGCCCTAGCTGAAGACTTGACACTTGAAGAGCATTACAGTGATCTGGATACATTTTACAAAGATGTTAATGCCAGCTATGAACAA aatGCATACAACTGTTGGATAGCTGCACTCATTTACTTAGTTACGTTGTGTGTCTCTGTTCACCAATTTTGGCTAAACAATCGCGTTTCTTATCAAGTTTAA
- the LOC124192987 gene encoding ras-related protein Rab-43-like, producing the protein MSRLPSNTASEESFDFLFKIVVIGDCGIGKTSLVQRFKSGVFTERYTNTIGVDFAMKTVVIEGKQVKLQIWDTAGQERFRTITQSYYRSANGVLLVYDITKRSSFLSLQKWMEEIRRFTANNISWILIGNKCDMDTLREVEQVEALAMAELIPEIVLVLETSAKDNTNVEQAFVELATELKRNQCGLGIHDAEQQEVFNLNTTRILKSKQCSACSI; encoded by the exons ATGTCTAGGCTGCCCAGTAATACCGCTAGTGAAGAGTCTTttgactttctttttaaaattgtcgTAATTGGCGATTGTGGAATTGGAAAGACTTCCCTTGTTCAAAGATTCAAATCGGGAGTTTTTACAGAACGGTATACTAATACGATCGGGGTGGATTTTGCAATGAAAACAGTTGTCATTGAAGGGAAACAGGTTAAA TTACAAATATGGGATACAG CTGGACAGGAAAGATTTAGAACCATTACTCAAAGCTATTACAGATCTGCAAATGGTGTCCTTTTAG TATATGATATCACTAAAAGATCATCATTTTTAAGTTTACAAAAATGGATGGAAGAAATACGGAGGTTTACAGCTAATAACATTTCCTGGATTTTGATTg GAAACAAATGTGACATGGATACACTACGTGAAGTTGAACAAGTTGAAGCCCTTGCCATG GCGGAACTTATCCCGGAGATAGTTCTCGTGTTAGAAACATCAGCTAAGGATAATACAAATGTTGAACAAGCATTTGTTGAGCTAGCAACAGAATTAAAG CGTAACCAGTGCGGATTAGGAATACATGACGCTGAACAGCAAGaagttttcaatttaaataccACCAGAATATTGAAATCCAAGCAATGCTCAGCTTgttcaatttaa